One genomic window of Myxocyprinus asiaticus isolate MX2 ecotype Aquarium Trade chromosome 5, UBuf_Myxa_2, whole genome shotgun sequence includes the following:
- the LOC127440967 gene encoding ADP-ribosylation factor 1-like: MGNLFANLFKVFGKKEMRILMVGLDAAGKTTILYKLKLGEIVTTIPTIGFNVETVEYKNISFTVWDVGGQDKIRPLWRHYFQNTQGLIFVVDSNDRERVNEAREELMRMLAEDELREAVLLVFANKQDLPNAMNAAEITDKLGLHSLRHRNWYIQATCATSGDGLYEGLDWLSNQLKNQK, encoded by the exons ATGGGCAATTTATTCGCAAACCTCTTTAAAGTCTTTGGCAAGAAGGAGATGAGGATTCTCATGGTGGGTCTCGATGCCGCCGGAAAGACAACGATTCTGTACAAGCTGAAGCTCGGCGAAATTGTCACCACTATCCCAACCATCG GTTTTAATGTTGAAACTGTTGAGTACAAGAACATAAGTTTCACCGTTTGGGACGTCGGCGGTCAGGATAAGATTCGACCATTGTGGCGTCATTACTTCCAGAACACACAAG GTCTGATCTTTGTGGTTGACAGCAACGACAGAGAACGTGTGAATGAGGCACGAGAGGAGCTGATGAGAATGTTGGCTGAGGATGAGCTCAGGGAAGCAGTCTTGCTAGTGTTTGCCAACAAACAG GACCTTCCGAACGCCATGAACGCTGCAGAAATCACGGACAAGCTGGGTCTGCACTCGCTCCGGCACAGGAACTGGTACATTCAGGCCACGTGCGCCACCAGCGGCGACGGCCTCTATGAGGGACTCGACTGGTTGTCCAACCAACTAAAAAACCAGAAATAA